Part of the Coriobacteriia bacterium genome, GAAGGGCAATTAGCTGCGGAACGCAGGGCTGGTGATGCCCAAACACTTCGTTCGAAGACCACAGTCGGTCGCCTCCTGGGTGCTCCGCATGACATGCGTACCAATTGTGGTACACTCCTTGCATGAGCGAACCCGGTGACAAGCAGCCCATCCTCTCGGTGAGGTTCTACTCCGCATCGCCCAGCAGCGAGCCCGTGCGCGACTGGCTGCTCCAGCTGACGCGAGACGACCGGCGCGCCGTGGGCTCTGACATCAAAACGGCCCAATACGGCTGGCCTCTCGGGATGCCGCTGATCCGCAAGCTCGAACCGGGGTCGTGGGAGGTCCGTTCGCGCATCGCGGACGGCATCGCGCGAGTCCTGTTCACAGTGGGCGGCCAGGTGATGGTGCTGCTGCACGGGTTCGTGAAGAGATCGCAGAAGACGCCGCTTACCGACCTCAGGACAGCAAGACAGCGTCTCTCGGCACTACGAAAGGAGTGATCGTGGTGGACAAGAAGCACATCGGAGGCGACTTCAACGACTTCCTGCGCGATAAGGGCATCCTCGACGAAGCCGAGGCTGTCGCAACCAAGCGGGTGATCGCGTATCAGATCGCGCAGGAGATGGAGCGCGTCGACATCACGCACGCAGAACTCGCTCGTCGCATGAAGACAAGCCGCTCGGCCGTCGAGCGTCTGCTCGACCCAACGAATCCATCGGTGACGCTCTCGACCCTCGAGCGTGCCGCAAGTGCGGTGGGGAAGCGTCTGACGGTTCAGCTGAGCGCGTAGTCCGACTGTTCGAACAAGCAACAAGTACTTCGGAAGCGCTACGCTGACTCCAAGCGCTCGGCCAGCCGCTGAGCTGCTCTGAACTGGTCGGTGTCCGTGAACATGCTATCGTTCGTCGCCGACATCGCCCTTCTTGTCATCTCATTTCTGCAAGTCTAGGGACCGCGGTCTCAAAGGGATGAGGTCCTAGGGCGCCCCCAGGGGCTCTTGCTACCCGGCAGCGGACGCGTCGGCGGAAACGTGGTCATCGAATCCGATGACGAGGACTGCGCGAGGGGAAGCCAAGTTGTCTCGGAAGACGACGAGGTTCGTCTCGGTCGGCACGAGCGCGGAGGGCACCAGCAGCGCTTCGATCCCGCTCTTGCGCGCCTCGATAGCGATGTCTGGGTGATGCTCGGGGAGTTCGGGTCTTCGGAGTAGGGGCCGGTCAGATCCTCGAGGGTAAGACCGAACCGTCCGCGGGTCGACTCGTCGGTGAGATCGAGGACGAGCGTCAGCGTGACTTCCACGGAGACGAGCAGTCTCGGAGGGAACCGCTTCGCCTCGAAGATCTCGCCCAAGTGCAGGTGCTCGCTGACCGCGAGGGTCGGTGAGCTGGCGAGGTACAAGGCGGCGCACCCGGTCACGTTGTAGCGGCCGCAGCTGCGCAGCGCACCCCCTGTGCTCAGGGGCTCGCGCTTGCGGCTCGTGCAGCGGAAGTACACGGCCTCGATCTGTTTGAGCCCGTCCAGCGTCTCGCCCACGATCCGGTCCCTACGCCGGTCCACCGTCGGCGAGTCGCTCCAAGGCGGCCGTCACCACGCCGACCTGGCCCTCTAGGACGAGGTCGATCGGGGCCTTGCCCCGGAACCCGCGGTTGGGAGAGCGAAGCCACTCGGGAGCGTACTCGTTGCCGAGCACGTCCTCGAGCAGGTACTGGAGCTGGGCGAGCTTGCGCACTTCGCGTGCCGCGTCTCCACGCGCGGTGCTGCTGTCGCCGCCGGCAGTCTGCCAGCGCGAGACCGTGCGTACGCTTCGCCCGACGGCTTCAGCGAACTCCTCGATCGTCATCCCGAGCCCGACCCTTATCTGTTCGACACTGGCCGGTCTGGAGGCCAGGATATCGGCCAAAGCGCCGTCGACGGCCGCCGCGCTGCGAATGCTCATGGACTCCCCCTTTGGTTTCCTGCCTCTTGAGTTCATACCACATCCCTTTCGCTATGTCGTGCCATATGTCCAAAACAGTGGCTATATTTTCGTCCGCTGTTTCGGCACTCCTTGTGACATGCTCGATGCAAACAAGTCTCATGCCAGTTCCACGAGATAGGCACGCAGGTTCCCTCTGCCGTGCAGGTCGCGCTTCACGAGGGAGCTCTTGGGTCAGGCTCCGAG contains:
- a CDS encoding type II toxin-antitoxin system RelE/ParE family toxin → MSEPGDKQPILSVRFYSASPSSEPVRDWLLQLTRDDRRAVGSDIKTAQYGWPLGMPLIRKLEPGSWEVRSRIADGIARVLFTVGGQVMVLLHGFVKRSQKTPLTDLRTARQRLSALRKE
- a CDS encoding Fis family transcriptional regulator, whose protein sequence is MDKKHIGGDFNDFLRDKGILDEAEAVATKRVIAYQIAQEMERVDITHAELARRMKTSRSAVERLLDPTNPSVTLSTLERAASAVGKRLTVQLSA
- a CDS encoding RES domain-containing protein codes for the protein MDRRRDRIVGETLDGLKQIEAVYFRCTSRKREPLSTGGALRSCGRYNVTGCAALYLASSPTLAVSEHLHLGEIFEAKRFPPRLLVSVEVTLTLVLDLTDESTRGRFGLTLEDLTGPYSEDPNSPSITQTSLSRRARAGSKRCWCPPRSCRPRRTSSSSETTWLPLAQSSSSDSMTTFPPTRPLPGSKSPWGRPRTSSL
- a CDS encoding antitoxin Xre/MbcA/ParS toxin-binding domain-containing protein; the protein is MSIRSAAAVDGALADILASRPASVEQIRVGLGMTIEEFAEAVGRSVRTVSRWQTAGGDSSTARGDAAREVRKLAQLQYLLEDVLGNEYAPEWLRSPNRGFRGKAPIDLVLEGQVGVVTAALERLADGGPA